The window atatatattaaaagtcaAAAAGAATAAGGGAAACAAccaataggaaaaaaaaaattggaagaagaaaaaataaacaaatagaggaaaaataaaaccataaatgAAAGGATTGGGCTGGGCTGGGCTGTCTTGGTTGGGCTAAAATTACTGTTCTGATGAAGAAAAATGTTGGGTCACGTCAGGCTGTGTTAGGGTTGTTGGGCCTTGGAGCCCTGTATATACACTCAAAAACCCTAACTACCCCATTTGAGCTTCTTCAGACGCCGAGAATCAAAAGTAACATCAATCTTTGCGTCGACAATGGTAATCAGGGTTTCAATCTCTTCTCGTTCTTCCTTTAGAATGCCTATAATTTAATGTACGTTTGTTCAATCTTTCGTTGGGTTACAGTCGCTAGTGGCGAACGAAGAATTCCAGCACATATTGCGTGTCCTGAACACGAACGTGGATGGGAAACAGAAGATAATGTTTGCCCTCACGTCAATCAAGGGTATTGGGAGGCGATTCGCTAATATTGTTTGCAAGAAGGCCGATGTTGACATGAACAAAAGGTCTCtgccttttcttttattctaagCCCTCTGTTTGATTTCACGGAAAATATGGGAAAGGAAGGATTTGGAATTTTAGTTAATGCACTTCTTAATGCTAGATATGACGAAGAAAAAGCtaaaatggggttcaaattTGTTGTCATGTATACTAAAACTTTGCTTTTGCTGAATATGATTATTCCAAGGTGAAATAACTTGTGAGATTGGGGAACACCAAAATTAGGTTGGATTACTGGAATTTAAAATGCTTCATTCTTGAACCAGGGCCAGCTTTGTAATAATTTAATCGGACATAGCCTCGTATCAAGTGAATATGTGTTCTACAGTATCAGATGGCTTGGTATTAACCATGTGGAGCAGTCACTAACTCAAATATAGCCTTACTAGTGTTCCtattattcaatttttgaacaatttttggTTGGTCTACCATGCTAGGTAGTTTTGTGAACATGTGCATGAAAAGCATGTCTAGTGATTTTAATTGAAATCTCTGAAAATCTATTTTGAACAAGAAAAAATTTTGTTTCGAGAGGGCTAGGAttgcttatttcttttttatttttcttaatttccatTAATTACTGGCCTTCTTTACGAGGTTTTCATGTACTCTCATTTTAGGTTTGCATCTTACGGTATTTTTGGTTTATGGTAGCGTGTTGCgttttttttgtactttcatTATTGATTTGCATCTTACGGTATTTTTGGTTAATAGTAGCTTGTTGCATTATCTAATGTGACTTTAAATATTGTGATATAATTTGTTCCaaccatattttttattcttaatatgaTATACAGGGGCCACTTTTACAAATGGTACTACAATCTTGATCTTGAAATATTAATTGGTTGTTGAAGCCTATGAATTACATGAAAGTAAGATACTCAAAATTCAAGGTCAAAGAGTCCTACAAAACATTCTaggtggaaaaaaaatgtgaatgaaGGATTGAACTGGATTGAATTGAGTCATGGATTTCAGAAATAGTGAggattttttctctctcaatgTATATTTTAGTGCTACTAGATATAAGTCATGTGTTATATATGGACAATTCAAAATACTTGGTTCGAGGATTAATAATCATGATAGTTGTACAACAAAATCAATTCAGCTTTCACATCAGGTAAAATCCATTCACAAATTAATGTATTAcacaagaaataaataataagaataagaataagaatacaAACTAATGTGTATTTGATCTCATCCAATTATAACTGTTGATGTGAGAATGCATCTACACGGTAAACCTGTCTTTAATTGAAGGCTAGGTggacaataacataaaaggTATTCCAAATAGAATTAGTTACAGATAAATCTCTTTAGTCAATCAAATATACATCAACttatcaacaaaaataattgatttatcGTTTAAGCAGCAGAGTCAAGGAATTGGAAGCTTGGCCGCAAATTGTATTCATGTTGATATCGATAGatgttatatatttttctacttCTATTTTGAATAGTTCTAGTTTTATATTGAGGCCATGctaattagttttttatttcattattgaGCATCCCTGTTTATTAGGTCCTTtggattttcaatattttactaatttatGCAGAAAATGTTTTACTTATATCCTAGCTTCTAATGGGTAGTGTAGCTAGCTTTTGTAAACTTTCCCTTACTCAAAACTTTCAAGAACTTTGTGATTGGTTGGGCATCCATTTTTTAGAGggattcatatttttgtttgtctttatgtttttatctgTTACATGTTAAGTTTTTCAAAGCATCTGATTTGCTATCTGAATTGGTTTAATGCTGTCAGGGCTGGTGAATTATCTGCTGCTGAGCTGGAGAACCTCATGGTTATTGTTGCTAATCCTAGGCAATTCAAAATTCCTGACTGGTTTTTGAATAGGAAAAAGGATTACAAGGATGGCAGATATTCTCAGGTGGTTTCAAATGCATTGGATATGAAGTTGAGAGATGACTTGGAGCGATTGAAGAAAATCAGGTTATTATTTCCCATGTTATCCTTAATGATTGTTCTATTTGAACACAGATCCCGGTCTCTTTCTTGTTACATGAATCCATTGATTTCTGTCAACCTGCAGcatttttcttatgtttcttGGATTTTAGTCATGTTATTGCTTACTGGCAGCATGTTCTCTCTATCATTATATTCTTCATTTGTATTGTCATCTTATGATTGATTGAATAATTGCTTATTTGTTACAATGTGGGAAAAAAGGTAATATTGATTTCTGTTTCTGCAGGTGCTAGgtcttttagtaaaaaaatgtgTTATGGTTGGAAGGTGGCAAATGATGGCAATTTATTTGTTCACTAGTCCAGGAGTTGAAAAACACACCTTTACACCCCCGCCTCCATCCCATcccttttcctctttctctcactATATTCACACACAACACCCACACCTGTGTCCACTGCACTCACAACTACTAACTCCTTGCACGGCACCGTGTCCACTGTTTGTTGTAGTAGGTTGTGAATGAAGTTTAGGCTAGGTGGGGAAACATGATACTTTCAGCTAATCTTGATACTGTTATGCAGGAACCACCGTGGTCTGAGGCACTACTGGGGCCTCCGTGTTCGCGGCCAGCACACCAAGACCACAGGTCGTAGAGGAAAGACTGTTGGTGTCTCTAAGAAGCGTTGAGCCTTGGATTGTTTTTGCTTTGAACAATTATATATTATGATGAAACACAAGTCCTTTGCAGTTAAGAAGAGTCAGATTTTTTTATgcaaattttcttatattggttgaatttcaaatccaaaatctGCAGTCTTTCTAATCAACCACCTACCATGGTGAGATCTTATGTGAAGGATTTAGATTATAGCTACATCCGTGGGTGAGATATCACCAAATTAGCATGAATTGATATTTAGCATTTCAATTTTCTACTcttttctttgccttttttCCAATGTTGCTTGTGATTCCCAGAAATCTGACATGTTTGTTGATGGGATTATTGGTTGTGGTCCTTGTGTTTGTTATAGGAGGCTGAGCGGGTGACGAGGGTTGGGTTGGGGTTCTTGCCTCGAGGTAAATGAATGGTTTTGCAACTAAGCTTGTTAAAGGGATTCCTAACATTAACAGGAGTGGAGGGAGCAAATGATATTTATTCATTGTCCCTTCATTGTCCTGACACTAAGTTGGCATTAACTTAATGTTGGATTTTCAGCATGCCTTTGTGGCGTGGAGATaaattttggatgttgtttTGATAGCAAATGAAGTCATTGATTCTAGAGTTAAAGCCAACTTGAGAGGGGTCATTTGTAAGTTGGATATTGAAAAGGCATATGACTATGTAAACTGGAGTTTTGTTCTTGCAGTGttgaaaaaaatgggttttggttgtaaatggattagTTGGATTAGATGGTGCATCTCTATAGTTCGTTTCTATGTCTTGGTCAATGGGTCCCCTTCAGACTTCTTTCAAAGTTCTAAGGATCTGAGACATAGAGATCCTTTGTCCCTTTGCTTGTTCATCTTTGCAATGGAGGCCCTTTTCCTCGTTCTTATGAGGGCAAACGAGGGAGGCTTTTTCGATGGCTTTCTAGTAAGGGGAAGAGATAGAGGGGGGTGGAGGTTTCTTATTTGTTGTTTGTGGACGATACTTTCATTTTTATGATGCTAGTAAGGAAAACCTTGAGTACTTGAGTTGGatttttatgtggtttgaggttATGTAAGTGTTAAAGATGAACTTAGAGAAAAGTGAGCTCATCCCTATTAGGGAGGTCTCAAACTTAGAGGATCTTGTTAGAGTTTTAGGTTGCAAGATAGGTGCCCTCCCAACCACCTATTTAGGGCTTTTGTTGGGAGCCTTTTTTAAATCCCTTAGGGTTTGGGAAAGGGTGGAAGAAAGATTCCAAAAAAGACTAGCTTTATGGAAGAGACTATCTTTCAAAAGATGAAAGGTTAAATTTGGTGAAGAGCACTTTGTCTAGTTTGCCAACTTACTTCATGTCTCTTTTTGTCATCCCAAAGAGGGTAGTTGTtagattggaaaaaattcaaagggactttttgTGAGGAGGGCTTAGGAACAAAAGTTATACTTGGTGAATTGGTCTATTGTTCGCTTGGAGGAACAAAAAGGGAGTTTGGGCATAAGGGATTTATCCATCTTCAATGAGGCTCTTTTGGGCAAATGGTCTTGGAGATTTGTAATTGAAATGAATCATCTTTGGAAACGGGTAATTGTGGGCAAGTTTGAATAAGTTAAGGGGATGTGGTGCATTAAAGAAGTGAGAGAAGGGTATGGTGTGGGGTGTAGAAGGCAATCGGAGGTAACTAAGAAATTTTCAAGATTAGAATTGGGTTTAAGTTTGGGTTTGGCAATAGGGTTAAGTTCTagaaggacaagtggtgtggggaCTCGTCCTTGAAGGAGTAATTTTCAGAGCTATATTCCATAGCTACCTCAAAAAATGCTTGGATGAGTGACCTTTGGGAGGATGGTAATTGGAGTCCTAGATTTACTAGGCAGGAACTAGAGGAGGTACAAACCTTCTTTAGGAGGTTGTTTGCACACTCCCATCTCTTTGGAGACTAACAACGTTATGGTTTGGCTGCATACAAAGGATGCAGCTTTTTTTGTTAAGTCCTAAGAGTGGAGTCATTCGCTTATGACATGGTGTTGCCTTTGAGAATTAGCTTTTTCGCTTGGGAAGCAACTTAGGTCAAGATTTTGACTCTAAATCAACTCGAAGGGAGGGTTTGGAAGATTCCCAATAGATGCTACTTGtgtaagaaagaagaagaaacaagtgGTTATATTCTCATTCATTGTTCGAAAGCTCGTCTTTTGTGATAGTTGGTTTTTGCGCCTTTTGGTAtccaatgggtgatgcactctttAGTTAGAAAGGTCCTTCTAAGTTGGCACGAGGAAATAGGCTTGGAAGGTTGTTCCattgtgtttgttttggattttaTAACGAGAGGAATAGGAGAGCTTTTGATAATTGCGAAAGCATGGACTTGTTTTGGATTTTATGGCAAGAAAGGAATAGGAGAGCTTTCGATAATTGTGAAAGCATGgaccaaacaattaaaaattctttcttttatctttttttggAGATTGAGCAAAACTTGTTTGGATCCTATCGGTggaatatgctctttttgactTCAAAATTAGTTGGCTAGTTAACAAAGCTTTTTACTCTACTCAAATTGGCTATGATTTCAATACAAAATACAAGCCACGGATTGGCTTCAACCATAAAACTAGCTTTCATATTTGAACCgtataagggaaaaaaaattaattactgtAAAATTATAATCATGAAACAAAAGAGGAAAATTTGTAGGGAATCTAACCCTATATCCAGAAACATTCATAATCAATACcaataaaatggaaaacaagAATTACAGAATTGAGCAAGAATAATTAGAAGCGGATGATTGGTTCTAATCTCAGACAATAAATAATTTCCTGGAATCAGCTAAAATCTTGTATGCTTAACTTATCCTACAAGACTGCGGTTTATATTTTCCCATCATGTTCACTGGATTCTGATAAACCCCCATGCTTTTGCTGTTTGCTGGTGGGGAGTGAATGGCTCCAACGCTCCTTCCCACCAGGTTTAGATGAGGCATTGCCATACCACATCATTCCAACTACAGCAATGATCATGCCCAGAACCACTTGCAAATTGAGACCCTCTTTcccaaagaagaaaaatccCATAATCAAAACAAGGATTGTCTTCATATGGCCAAGTACTTGAAAGGAGACAGCTGTGAATCTACCAATGCATATGAACTGGCTGAGGTTGGTCCCTACCGCGATAGTACATGAAAGGATTATAAATATCTGCAAAAGCCAAGACACGGAGGCAAGTGAGAGATCATTCTTGTAAAGACAAATAGCAAGGCACAAAGCtaggaatgaagtgaactagaGGAAATTCAACCTTTTCCTGTAAGCAAATATAAGGCATCTTTTTATGAAAATGTGTGGGACACCAGATTTCAATTCCAGTCATGTGAGATCGGGAACTGATGATAATTTCTAGCAAGTTTTTTTGGAGTTAAAATCCTCATGTTGAGCACACTTCGTCTGTAAACAAAACATAGTAACCATGGGACAGCTACagcccaaaaaaaaacaatccaTTAAGGAATCCTTTCAGAGGTATTCAAGCTGGATCAGCTCAGGTTTTCAGGaatggtttatatatatatatatatatatatatatatataggtaaattttttaaCCTGAAACCTTCCACAAACCGttcccatccctttaccacttaaGTCAGGCCTCAAGGGTAGGTTTTCAGGAATGATATACATGTCCCTTTTGTATTTATCGACCAAGGCTCAAAAGTTTTGGTAAAAACATGATCACATGTGATGAAACTAGGGTTAGTTATTAAGCTGAAATCATAAGCAATACACTTAAAACTGCTTGAGGTTTTTCCTCACTACCAATCATCAGCATTCAGCAGCTTCTCGAAATGGAGAATTGGACCTTTAAGAAAATAAGATCTACTGGTTTTACCAGTCtatattgattaaaaagaaaaaatcttcCAGCATGTAGGCCTAGGTGGAGATGAGgttgtaaatataattaaaagtgaAGTATTGGGCAGATGGCATTTATTGAACATGAGGTCATGCATGTATTTGCCAATATGGATATAATTATGGACAAGCATATGAGTGCATATAAATAGATCACAATTATGTGGAGACTAAAACTACATCTAGAACCATGTACAAATCCACATGCACATAAAGTTGGGCCAAggtttaaaaattatcatatccAGGTTTAAAAGTGATGGTCATGGATTGCTGTAGTACTTACCAAGGATGCTGTGTTATATTGGTACATGTCAACTCTTTTGTTTGTCAACCAATAATCCAGAAAGGGGCCTAATAAAAGCAGCGATCCAGCCTGGGCTGGGGCAGTATGTCCCAATAGGTTGAAAGAACTAAGTGAATACTTCCGTTGAAGGAAATGCACATACTGCATATACAAGAACAACAACAATAAGAGATAAGACATTTAGAGCAAGAGACTTGTGAGAATTTTGTAATTTGGAACATTCAGTAATTGAtctaaacaaaaaagaattacAGATTAGTCAATCATCAAAATTTACAactgaaaattttgtttcagcTGAAAATCTAAactatatgcatatatatatatatatatgcacacacacacatatatggAGAGAGACAGAGACAGCAAGATTTCTTATTAGATGAACTAGTAAAATACTTTATGTATGTAGCAATGAACCATATCTTTTAGAGAGAAATGGAAAACTTACATACTGTTGCAGAGAAGTGCTCCAAACTGCAATAAAGGCAGCAATGAAACCTCTGGTATTTACACTCACATCAGTGACAGTGCAAACAGCAACACCAAGGAGAACAACTGATATGCTGAGCTT is drawn from Vitis riparia cultivar Riparia Gloire de Montpellier isolate 1030 chromosome 18, EGFV_Vit.rip_1.0, whole genome shotgun sequence and contains these coding sequences:
- the LOC117906701 gene encoding UDP-rhamnose/UDP-galactose transporter 5; amino-acid sequence: MAPASKADKKAALDAAAWMFNVVTSVGIILVNKALMATYGFSFATTLTGLHFVTTTLMTAILRWLGYIQPSHLPLPELLKFVLFANFSIVGMNVSLMWNSVGFYQIAKLSMIPVSCLLEVVLDKIRYSRDTKLSISVVLLGVAVCTVTDVSVNTRGFIAAFIAVWSTSLQQYYVHFLQRKYSLSSFNLLGHTAPAQAGSLLLLGPFLDYWLTNKRVDMYQYNTASLIFIILSCTIAVGTNLSQFICIGRFTAVSFQVLGHMKTILVLIMGFFFFGKEGLNLQVVLGMIIAVVGMMWYGNASSKPGGKERWSHSLPTSKQQKHGGLSESSEHDGKI
- the LOC117906702 gene encoding 40S ribosomal protein S18, producing the protein MSLVANEEFQHILRVLNTNVDGKQKIMFALTSIKGIGRRFANIVCKKADVDMNKRAGELSAAELENLMVIVANPRQFKIPDWFLNRKKDYKDGRYSQVVSNALDMKLRDDLERLKKIRNHRGLRHYWGLRVRGQHTKTTGRRGKTVGVSKKR